A single window of Balaenoptera ricei isolate mBalRic1 chromosome 15, mBalRic1.hap2, whole genome shotgun sequence DNA harbors:
- the KNOP1 gene encoding lysine-rich nucleolar protein 1 isoform X1 yields the protein MSAVSMATALPARPRPGRNRILRGRASESRSTSGSRRSGLSRGGGEVWPSEMITKTHKGDLGLGLPEKKKKKKKKVVKEPETQYSVLNSDNYFAEVCPTRATSSSKNMVQEQAPEMPLMKKKKKKKGHSTVCEEPLEPETVLRARRIEPSPSPRKQALGPSESLGREKKKKRKSVSPGSRVKTSPDPRQGEEVTRVGRKLKKHKKEKKSQEATAFSARDPWFCEARDALYTCSVGKGGVPEQAASGQKRKQGSPREHNMKMKKKKKIHQEGDNPLGHPELSRSVESSRRKGSKKKLVKVEAPEYIPIGDDPKAPVKKKMKSKKKAEQADTEEPALKKKKKKKRQESTVAGEPWEEEPDTDLEVVLEKKGNMDEAHIDQVRRKALQEEIDRESGRTEASDTRKQPGTQFGQWDTAGFENEEKKLKFLKLMGGFKNLSPSFSRPPAMVGRPNMALSKKVADTLQQNLQQDYDRAMSWKYNRRAGLGFSTAPDRIFYIDRNASKSIKFED from the exons aaatgaTCACTAAGACTCACAAAGGAGACCTGGGCCTTGGGCtcccagagaaaaagaagaagaaaaaaaagaaggtagttAAAGAACCAGAGACTCAATACTCGGTTTTAAACAGCGACAATTATTTTGCGGAGGTTTGTCCCACAAGAGCCACATCATCCTCAAAGAATATGGTCCAAGAGCAGGCACCCGAAATGCCtctaatgaagaaaaagaagaaaaagaagggtcACAGCACCGTCTGCGAGGAGCCCCTAGAACCTGAGACCGTGTTACGTGCCAGACGGATTGAGCCATCGCCCAGCCCCAGGAAGCAGGCACTTGGTCCATCTGAGTCCCTCGgtagggaaaagaagaagaagagaaagtccGTGTCCCCTGGCTCAAGGGTGAAGACCTCCCCAGACCCCAGGCAGGGCGAGGAGGTGACCAGAGTTGGCAGGAAGCTCAAAAAACACAAGAAGGAGAAGAAGTCGCAGGAAGCTACCGCCTTCTCAGCCAGGGACCCTTGGTTCTGCGAGGCCAGGGATGCTTTGTACACTTGCTCAGTTGGGAAAGGTGGTGTCCCTGAGCAGGCAGCCTCGGGACAGAAACGGAAGCAGGGGAGCCCCAGGGAACACAAcatgaagatgaagaagaaaaagaaaatccaccaGGAGGGAGATAACCCCCTGGGGCACCCTGAGCTCTCCAGGTCTGTGGAGAGCAGCCGTaggaaaggaagtaaaaagaaGTTAGTCAAAGTTGAAGCTCCAGAATACATCCCAATAGGAGATGACCCCAAGGCCCctgtgaagaagaaaatgaagtccAAGAAAAAGGCAGAGCAGGCAGACACTGAGGAGCCAGctctgaagaagaagaagaagaagaagagacaggagagcACAGTAGCAGGAGAACCTTGGGAGGAG GAGCCCGACACGGACTTGGAGGTAGTGTTGGAAAAGAAGGGCAACATGGACGAGGCGCACATAGACCAG GTGAGGCGAAAGGCCTTGCAAGAAGAGATTGATCGTGAGTCGGGCAGGACGGAAGCTTCTGACACCAGGAAGCAGCCG GGAACTCAGTTTGGCCAATGGGatactgctggctttgaaaatgaggaaaagaaactgaaatttctCAAACTCATGGGTGGCTTTAAAAATCTGTCCCCTTCATTCAGTCGCCCCCCTGCCATGGTTGGCAGGCCCAACATGGCCctcagcaagaaggtggccgaCACCCTGCAGCAGAATCTGCAGCAGGACTACGACCGGGCCATGAGCTGGAAGTACAACCGCAGGGCCGGCCTCGGCTTCTCCACGGCTCCGGACAGAATCTTTTATATTGACAGGAACGCATCCAAGTCAATCAAGTTTGAAGATTAA
- the KNOP1 gene encoding lysine-rich nucleolar protein 1 isoform X2 — protein MITKTHKGDLGLGLPEKKKKKKKKVVKEPETQYSVLNSDNYFAEVCPTRATSSSKNMVQEQAPEMPLMKKKKKKKGHSTVCEEPLEPETVLRARRIEPSPSPRKQALGPSESLGREKKKKRKSVSPGSRVKTSPDPRQGEEVTRVGRKLKKHKKEKKSQEATAFSARDPWFCEARDALYTCSVGKGGVPEQAASGQKRKQGSPREHNMKMKKKKKIHQEGDNPLGHPELSRSVESSRRKGSKKKLVKVEAPEYIPIGDDPKAPVKKKMKSKKKAEQADTEEPALKKKKKKKRQESTVAGEPWEEEPDTDLEVVLEKKGNMDEAHIDQVRRKALQEEIDRESGRTEASDTRKQPGTQFGQWDTAGFENEEKKLKFLKLMGGFKNLSPSFSRPPAMVGRPNMALSKKVADTLQQNLQQDYDRAMSWKYNRRAGLGFSTAPDRIFYIDRNASKSIKFED, from the exons atgaTCACTAAGACTCACAAAGGAGACCTGGGCCTTGGGCtcccagagaaaaagaagaagaaaaaaaagaaggtagttAAAGAACCAGAGACTCAATACTCGGTTTTAAACAGCGACAATTATTTTGCGGAGGTTTGTCCCACAAGAGCCACATCATCCTCAAAGAATATGGTCCAAGAGCAGGCACCCGAAATGCCtctaatgaagaaaaagaagaaaaagaagggtcACAGCACCGTCTGCGAGGAGCCCCTAGAACCTGAGACCGTGTTACGTGCCAGACGGATTGAGCCATCGCCCAGCCCCAGGAAGCAGGCACTTGGTCCATCTGAGTCCCTCGgtagggaaaagaagaagaagagaaagtccGTGTCCCCTGGCTCAAGGGTGAAGACCTCCCCAGACCCCAGGCAGGGCGAGGAGGTGACCAGAGTTGGCAGGAAGCTCAAAAAACACAAGAAGGAGAAGAAGTCGCAGGAAGCTACCGCCTTCTCAGCCAGGGACCCTTGGTTCTGCGAGGCCAGGGATGCTTTGTACACTTGCTCAGTTGGGAAAGGTGGTGTCCCTGAGCAGGCAGCCTCGGGACAGAAACGGAAGCAGGGGAGCCCCAGGGAACACAAcatgaagatgaagaagaaaaagaaaatccaccaGGAGGGAGATAACCCCCTGGGGCACCCTGAGCTCTCCAGGTCTGTGGAGAGCAGCCGTaggaaaggaagtaaaaagaaGTTAGTCAAAGTTGAAGCTCCAGAATACATCCCAATAGGAGATGACCCCAAGGCCCctgtgaagaagaaaatgaagtccAAGAAAAAGGCAGAGCAGGCAGACACTGAGGAGCCAGctctgaagaagaagaagaagaagaagagacaggagagcACAGTAGCAGGAGAACCTTGGGAGGAG GAGCCCGACACGGACTTGGAGGTAGTGTTGGAAAAGAAGGGCAACATGGACGAGGCGCACATAGACCAG GTGAGGCGAAAGGCCTTGCAAGAAGAGATTGATCGTGAGTCGGGCAGGACGGAAGCTTCTGACACCAGGAAGCAGCCG GGAACTCAGTTTGGCCAATGGGatactgctggctttgaaaatgaggaaaagaaactgaaatttctCAAACTCATGGGTGGCTTTAAAAATCTGTCCCCTTCATTCAGTCGCCCCCCTGCCATGGTTGGCAGGCCCAACATGGCCctcagcaagaaggtggccgaCACCCTGCAGCAGAATCTGCAGCAGGACTACGACCGGGCCATGAGCTGGAAGTACAACCGCAGGGCCGGCCTCGGCTTCTCCACGGCTCCGGACAGAATCTTTTATATTGACAGGAACGCATCCAAGTCAATCAAGTTTGAAGATTAA